The Aureitalea marina genome includes a window with the following:
- a CDS encoding DUF3298 and DUF4163 domain-containing protein codes for MNYKYLLASFLVLLIGCEQPAPLTFENIHLSLIDDPDCSSQPCPIIDIDYPVALGEDEVSISISTGLENRIIESFQINPDGPKANTVEDAIAQFTQGYRADKAEFPDMNAQYEVSIILEESFRNEKLICFRQGDFKYTGGAHGNGVTLYQYFDLQSGQEFEFDKLIADRDGLANLAEEKFRAKFNIGPSESINSPGFWFEEELFALPETFGLEEDQLMLVYNTYEIASYADGTVEVAIPLNEVSEYLNLE; via the coding sequence GTGAATTACAAGTATCTGCTGGCGAGTTTTCTAGTACTGCTGATCGGATGTGAGCAGCCCGCCCCATTGACCTTCGAAAATATCCACCTCAGTCTGATTGACGATCCCGATTGCTCCAGTCAGCCTTGTCCCATTATCGACATAGATTATCCTGTTGCACTTGGTGAAGATGAGGTATCCATATCCATTTCAACTGGGCTGGAGAACCGAATAATCGAGTCCTTCCAGATCAATCCGGACGGACCCAAGGCGAATACTGTGGAGGATGCCATTGCCCAATTTACGCAGGGTTATCGGGCCGATAAGGCAGAATTTCCGGATATGAATGCACAATATGAAGTTAGTATCATACTGGAAGAATCCTTTCGAAACGAAAAACTGATCTGTTTCCGGCAAGGAGATTTTAAGTATACAGGCGGGGCTCACGGAAATGGGGTTACCTTATATCAATACTTCGATCTACAATCCGGTCAGGAATTCGAATTTGACAAGTTGATAGCAGACAGGGACGGTTTAGCGAACCTGGCAGAAGAAAAATTCAGGGCTAAGTTCAACATCGGACCTTCAGAATCTATCAATAGTCCTGGTTTTTGGTTTGAGGAAGAACTTTTTGCCTTACCGGAAACCTTTGGCCTGGAAGAGGATCAGCTTATGCTGGTCTACAACACCTACGAGATCGCCTCGTACGCGGACGGAACGGTTGAGGTTGCCATTCCGCTGAATGAGGTCAGTGAATACCTGAATCTGGAATAA
- a CDS encoding arsenate reductase family protein, with protein sequence MKKFYHLGTCDTCKRIARELDLPSEFERIDIKKKPFEAKELESLKELAGSYEALFSRRAKLYKERGLGQEDLSEADYKNFLLEHYTFLKRPVLINGDQIFIGNSKKIVEAARASLA encoded by the coding sequence ATGAAGAAATTCTACCACCTGGGAACCTGTGATACCTGTAAGCGAATAGCCCGAGAATTGGATCTGCCGTCAGAGTTTGAACGGATCGATATCAAGAAAAAGCCCTTTGAGGCAAAAGAGTTGGAATCCCTGAAAGAACTCGCAGGAAGCTACGAAGCCTTGTTTAGTAGGAGGGCCAAACTCTACAAGGAAAGAGGACTGGGTCAAGAAGATCTCAGTGAAGCGGATTACAAGAATTTCCTGCTAGAGCATTATACCTTCTTAAAACGACCGGTGCTGATCAACGGGGACCAGATCTTTATCGGCAACAGTAAGAAGATAGTCGAAGCCGCCCGCGCTTCATTAGCTTAA
- a CDS encoding DMT family transporter, translating into MNPRVLALLAAFGASAIYGANHTIAKGLMPDVIGPFGFIILRVVGAALLFWIISPLFPAEKIERSDWLRVLGCSFFGMVLNMNMFFKGLQLSTPINSSVVITLTPVLLLVLTAVFLKERITWTKALGISIGLAGAMMLIFFGPRTQANAPNIPLGNLLFVVNASSYAIYLIMVKPLVAKYHSVTLMKYFFLLAIFMNIPIGWGEFSAVDWPGLNFDMIWKMAFVVVGTTFLTYLFNIYALKQLSPSTIGAFIYLQPVLAAFFAILAGVDQLSPLRIGAAALIFFGVFLSTRKPAVKRVKTH; encoded by the coding sequence ATGAACCCCCGCGTCCTAGCACTTTTAGCGGCCTTTGGGGCAAGCGCCATTTACGGGGCCAATCACACCATAGCCAAGGGATTGATGCCGGACGTGATCGGACCCTTCGGATTTATCATACTGCGCGTGGTTGGAGCAGCATTGTTGTTTTGGATCATTAGCCCCTTATTTCCCGCAGAAAAGATCGAACGATCTGACTGGCTAAGAGTTCTTGGTTGTTCTTTTTTCGGGATGGTCCTTAACATGAATATGTTTTTTAAAGGGCTTCAGTTGTCTACTCCTATCAACAGTTCGGTGGTCATTACCCTAACGCCTGTCCTCTTATTGGTTCTCACTGCTGTCTTTTTAAAAGAACGAATCACCTGGACAAAGGCACTCGGAATCTCAATTGGTCTGGCTGGGGCCATGATGCTGATTTTCTTTGGGCCCAGGACACAGGCCAACGCACCCAACATACCTTTAGGGAACTTGCTATTTGTGGTCAACGCATCCAGTTATGCCATTTACTTGATCATGGTGAAACCCTTGGTGGCAAAATATCACTCCGTCACACTGATGAAATATTTCTTTCTTCTGGCCATCTTCATGAATATCCCAATAGGTTGGGGCGAGTTCAGCGCGGTAGACTGGCCGGGGCTTAACTTTGACATGATCTGGAAAATGGCCTTTGTTGTAGTGGGCACAACCTTCCTGACCTATCTGTTCAACATATATGCCCTGAAACAACTAAGCCCATCGACAATCGGAGCCTTTATTTACCTGCAACCGGTACTGGCAGCCTTCTTCGCTATTTTAGCGGGAGTGGATCAACTCAGTCCTTTGCGGATCGGTGCAGCGGCATTGATCTTTTTCGGGGTCTTCCTTTCCACCAGAAAACCGGCCGTAAAAAGAGTGAAAACCCATTGA
- a CDS encoding nuclear transport factor 2 family protein, with amino-acid sequence MTTQDIANNLVAWCRQGEYDKCYNDLYSPDVISIEPDGDNPVSNGMPEVLKKAEWWAENYEYHGGDVSDPIVADNWFTVRFDMDTTFRPTGQRTQMSELAVYQVQDGKIVKEQFFYDSEPEA; translated from the coding sequence ATGACTACCCAAGACATTGCCAATAATTTAGTGGCCTGGTGCCGACAAGGCGAATACGACAAGTGTTACAACGATCTGTACTCCCCGGATGTGATCAGCATCGAGCCCGATGGAGACAACCCTGTTTCCAACGGCATGCCTGAAGTTCTTAAAAAAGCCGAATGGTGGGCTGAGAATTATGAATATCACGGGGGTGACGTCTCCGACCCAATAGTCGCAGACAATTGGTTTACCGTACGTTTCGACATGGACACAACTTTCCGTCCAACAGGACAGCGCACTCAAATGTCAGAACTAGCCGTTTACCAGGTCCAGGACGGAAAGATCGTCAAAGAACAGTTCTTCTACGATTCTGAACCAGAGGCTTAA
- a CDS encoding acyl-CoA thioesterase — MFIKEFEVRWNDLDANRHLANSSYVNYMSHTRMSFLIQHGLGHKTMIDHNIGPVVFFEHLHYFRESAMQGKIRVSFELGGASEDGMFFRFIHNFYDEKGRNLAHCEMQGGWIDLTSRKLTPLPSELVDKLDQAPKSSDYKVLTQEDMRSNGRRPVDL, encoded by the coding sequence GTGTTTATCAAAGAATTCGAAGTACGTTGGAACGATCTGGACGCCAACCGCCACTTGGCCAACAGCTCCTATGTCAACTATATGAGTCACACCAGGATGAGCTTCCTGATCCAACATGGTTTGGGCCATAAGACCATGATAGATCATAACATTGGCCCGGTGGTCTTTTTTGAACACCTTCATTACTTCAGGGAGTCGGCCATGCAAGGCAAGATCAGGGTGAGCTTCGAACTTGGGGGAGCCAGTGAAGATGGGATGTTCTTTCGGTTTATCCACAATTTCTACGACGAAAAAGGGCGTAACCTGGCCCATTGCGAAATGCAAGGAGGCTGGATCGATCTGACAAGTAGGAAACTTACACCGCTACCATCAGAATTGGTCGACAAGCTGGACCAAGCGCCGAAATCCTCAGATTATAAGGTGTTGACCCAAGAAGATATGAGAAGCAACGGCCGTAGGCCAGTTGATCTTTAA
- a CDS encoding YheT family hydrolase yields the protein MPIISSSYRAFGPFKNGHFSTIYSAKLRPAITFHQERERIGLPDGDYVDLDFHYQKPESNKIVVLLHGLEGNAQRSYIKGQARVLQEDGWDLCAMNYRGCSGSDNLLYRSYNAGATEDLEEVIRYISEKDRYDEICLIGFSLGGNLLLKYLGEERDLSPLITKAVAISTPLSLRGSLEELTKWYNWVYRTTFLRYLRKKYKRKMPTYPEQMSQVELKQIRNLLEFDHRYTAKAHGYLDAWDYYNQCSSVNFLAAIDRPILILNALNDSFLSPDCYPEDLATKSKKIYLEMPQHGGHVGFVKAGNIYYSETRARDFLKP from the coding sequence ATGCCGATAATCAGTTCCAGTTACCGTGCTTTTGGGCCCTTTAAAAATGGGCATTTCTCTACTATTTATTCCGCCAAACTTCGCCCTGCGATCACTTTTCACCAGGAAAGGGAACGAATCGGCCTTCCCGACGGAGATTATGTAGACTTGGATTTCCACTATCAAAAGCCCGAAAGCAACAAGATAGTGGTGCTTTTACATGGATTGGAGGGCAATGCACAGCGCTCCTATATCAAAGGACAGGCGAGGGTACTGCAAGAAGACGGTTGGGATCTTTGCGCCATGAACTACAGGGGCTGTAGTGGTAGTGATAATCTTTTATACCGATCGTATAACGCTGGAGCCACGGAAGATCTTGAGGAAGTGATTCGCTACATATCAGAAAAAGATCGGTATGATGAGATCTGTCTTATTGGATTTAGTTTAGGAGGTAACCTCTTACTGAAGTATTTAGGAGAAGAAAGGGATCTATCTCCACTGATCACCAAGGCCGTCGCCATATCGACACCTCTGAGCCTTAGAGGGTCACTAGAGGAGCTAACAAAATGGTACAACTGGGTTTACAGGACCACCTTTTTACGGTATTTAAGGAAGAAGTATAAACGGAAAATGCCTACTTATCCGGAGCAAATGAGCCAGGTGGAACTTAAGCAGATCCGCAACTTACTGGAGTTTGATCATCGATACACTGCCAAGGCGCATGGCTACCTGGACGCCTGGGACTATTACAACCAATGTAGCTCTGTGAATTTTCTTGCTGCAATCGATCGCCCTATTCTTATCCTCAACGCCTTAAATGATAGCTTTCTCTCCCCCGATTGCTACCCTGAAGACCTGGCAACTAAATCCAAAAAGATCTACTTAGAAATGCCACAGCACGGAGGTCATGTTGGATTTGTGAAAGCCGGCAATATCTACTACAGTGAAACCAGAGCCAGAGACTTCCTCAAGCCTTAA
- the azu gene encoding azurin, with protein sequence MSKLRYLLMLSLATLVISCGGNEKKEKEEESAPVKIGTQDSSAKEDSNSVNVGLTGNDLMQYNKNEIKVKAGQEVTLTLRHVGQQELLVMGHNFVLLKPGTVINEFAIKAAEVGKDADWIPEDGKDVIVHTKMIGGGESTSITFTAPEAGTYDFICSFPGHSAMMKGKFIIE encoded by the coding sequence ATGAGCAAACTGCGCTACCTATTGATGCTATCCCTGGCCACCCTGGTCATATCCTGTGGAGGAAATGAGAAAAAAGAGAAAGAAGAAGAATCTGCACCTGTTAAGATCGGGACGCAGGACAGTTCTGCCAAAGAGGACTCCAACTCCGTCAATGTAGGTCTTACTGGCAATGACCTAATGCAATACAACAAGAACGAGATCAAGGTAAAAGCCGGACAGGAAGTTACCTTAACACTTCGTCATGTAGGTCAACAGGAGTTGTTGGTCATGGGGCATAATTTCGTACTCTTAAAACCGGGTACGGTAATCAACGAATTTGCCATCAAAGCCGCTGAAGTAGGAAAGGATGCCGACTGGATTCCGGAAGATGGTAAAGACGTAATCGTTCACACCAAAATGATCGGTGGAGGTGAAAGTACTTCGATCACCTTTACTGCTCCAGAGGCTGGCACCTACGATTTCATCTGCAGTTTCCCCGGGCACTCTGCCATGATGAAAGGGAAGTTCATCATAGAATAA
- a CDS encoding hydroxypyruvate isomerase family protein, with amino-acid sequence MNRRNFIEKGALTGSFFALGGASALAQMQLSKDTDPTFNLNYAPHLGMFEASAGKDEVAQLEFMADKGFRSFEDNEMKGRSLETQKRMAAAMERLGMDMGVFVAHKIYWKEPNLASGKQEWRDEFLADIRSSVEVAKRVNAKWMTVVPGHVDLRLNKDYQTVNVIESLKQASAILEPHGLVMVLEPLNFRNHPGLFLAESPQAYQICKAVNSPSCKILFDIYHQQIQEGNLLPNIEACWDEIGYFQIGDNPGRNEPTTGEINYKNVFKYIHSRQFNGILGMEHGNSIDGVQGENRVIQAYRESDDFR; translated from the coding sequence ATGAACAGACGAAATTTTATAGAAAAAGGAGCCCTGACAGGCTCCTTTTTTGCATTAGGCGGGGCTTCTGCCTTAGCTCAAATGCAATTGTCCAAGGACACTGATCCTACTTTCAATTTGAACTATGCCCCTCACCTAGGGATGTTTGAGGCTTCGGCAGGCAAGGACGAGGTAGCACAGTTGGAATTTATGGCAGACAAGGGATTCCGGTCGTTTGAGGATAACGAAATGAAAGGCCGTAGCCTGGAGACCCAAAAGCGAATGGCGGCGGCCATGGAGCGATTGGGCATGGACATGGGGGTATTTGTTGCACACAAGATCTATTGGAAAGAGCCGAACTTGGCGAGTGGAAAGCAAGAATGGCGGGACGAGTTCCTGGCGGACATCAGGTCATCTGTGGAAGTTGCCAAGCGGGTTAATGCAAAATGGATGACGGTAGTGCCAGGCCATGTAGATTTAAGGCTAAACAAGGATTATCAAACGGTCAATGTGATCGAATCCCTGAAGCAAGCCAGTGCAATTTTGGAACCGCATGGATTGGTCATGGTGTTGGAACCGCTGAATTTCAGAAATCACCCTGGGCTTTTCTTGGCGGAATCCCCTCAGGCCTACCAGATCTGCAAGGCTGTAAACAGTCCTTCATGTAAGATCCTATTTGATATCTACCATCAGCAGATCCAGGAAGGGAATCTATTGCCTAATATTGAGGCGTGCTGGGATGAGATCGGCTATTTCCAGATTGGAGATAATCCCGGCAGGAATGAACCCACCACCGGCGAGATCAATTACAAGAATGTGTTCAAATACATCCACTCGCGTCAATTCAATGGCATACTGGGAATGGAACATGGTAATTCCATAGATGGAGTGCAAGGCGAGAATCGAGTGATCCAAGCCTATCGCGAAAGCGATGATTTTCGGTAG